From Nicotiana tabacum cultivar K326 chromosome 20, ASM71507v2, whole genome shotgun sequence, one genomic window encodes:
- the LOC142174964 gene encoding uncharacterized protein LOC142174964: protein MTTPRKEKKRESRRQEKAEKAALLDKSIEKELLERLSKGVYGDIYNYPERKYLEILGREAMQVASEEEDEEEHEVEYVEGYDDLEKEDDMEDFDGLGIRDSGLDDDTVGMDGEDEDDDGEAVAVHQKRDRKDSVLARRRAEKDEPSANSKKKAKVLVEVSMYIVR, encoded by the exons ATGACCACACctaggaaagaaaagaaaagagaatctCGCCGACAGGAAAAGGCTGAAAAAGCAGCTCTTCTCGATAAA AGCATTGAGAAGGAACTGCTGGAACGCCTTTCTAAAGGAGTGTATGGTGATATATACAATTATCCTGAGCGGAAGTATCTAGAGATTCTTGGTAGGGAAGCAATGCAGGTGGCTagcgaagaagaagatgaggag GAACATGAAGTGGAATATGTTGAAGGCTATGATGATCTTGAAAAGGAAGATGATATGGAAGATTTTGATGGTCTTGGAATTAGAGACAGTGGCTTGGATGATGATACCG TTGGAATGGACGGCGAGGACGAGGATGATGATGGAGAGGCTGTTGCAGTTCATCAGAAGAGGGATAGAAAGGATTCTGTTTTAGCTAGAAGAAGAGCAGAGAAAGATGAGCCAAGtgcaaattcaaagaaaaaggcGAAAGTGCTTGTggag